A section of the Anabaena cylindrica PCC 7122 genome encodes:
- a CDS encoding peptidoglycan-binding domain-containing protein, which yields MTEIGLLMTGVLSTTQPNLPHLPEQRPFRIENGVQKSSISQLSPLVSTSQITPPEFIETDGREKSKISAIAIKRDKILKQIRQKHLSSISLNLADAQDLPTKEQILARYQGYNRQPMPTLRFGSSGISVRIMQRLLVSNGYGIRIDGIFGPLTEAAIKAFQNQRSLLVDGIVGQRTWWELSI from the coding sequence ATGACTGAAATTGGCCTGCTAATGACGGGCGTTTTAAGCACAACTCAACCAAATTTGCCCCATTTGCCGGAGCAACGACCATTTCGGATCGAAAATGGCGTGCAGAAGTCAAGCATTAGTCAATTATCTCCGTTAGTTTCAACTTCTCAAATCACTCCACCTGAATTTATAGAAACAGATGGAAGAGAGAAATCTAAAATTTCCGCGATCGCCATCAAGCGAGACAAAATATTAAAGCAAATCCGACAAAAGCACCTGTCATCAATATCTTTAAACTTAGCCGATGCCCAGGATCTCCCTACCAAAGAGCAGATATTAGCACGATATCAAGGATATAATAGGCAACCTATGCCAACTTTACGTTTTGGTAGCTCAGGTATATCTGTAAGAATTATGCAGCGGTTGTTAGTATCCAACGGCTATGGTATCCGAATTGATGGCATATTTGGGCCTCTGACAGAGGCAGCTATCAAAGCCTTTCAGAATCAGCGCAGTTTATTAGTAGATGGTATAGTCGGTCAAAGAACTTGGTGGGAGTTGTCAATTTAA